In the genome of Bicyclus anynana chromosome 23, ilBicAnyn1.1, whole genome shotgun sequence, one region contains:
- the LOC112050773 gene encoding WD repeat-containing protein 18, with protein MSNLLEVLVTCDANNTLWTSCVWDPHNGTNLMTYKGGGTAENRTACFIGSDYFAAVERTKPILHIWPLNSQQTVQGMRFILPGKASAFAVTPDGSYCIAGIDEKIYLWQIASGNLLTIINRHYQKVNHLKFTSDGSFFVSTAEDGMVMVWSLVTVAANPEVGLISQTTAGQHDPVYIFSDHFLPVTDMCISKNGMHGRLFTVSSDRTCKIYDLTSGEVLLNLVFDEPLSAICLDILELNVFVGSVEGKIFQFSLTNAPRSRDMLMNNDNNSVVLSAHTKAVTCLSASLNGELLVSGGNDDQVILWHIRSRQPIRIIRHKGSITNAFFSLNYKAIYQQDFTPNIILHSLERTLENNSDDVVEIDVLVNKKNNFWSQYENNDANVAISEDSDTTKALQDEIEKMKQINANLYTIAIQKALETVPISNKANESNRKKKKHKKQ; from the coding sequence ATGTCCAATTTGCTCGAAGTTTTAGTTACGTGCGATGCAAACAACACATTATGGACGAGCTGTGTTTGGGATCCTCACAATGGTACAAACTTGATGACATATAAAGGCGGTGGAACTGCAGAAAACCGGACCGCCTGTTTTATAGGCAGCGATTATTTCGCTGCAGTTGAGAGAACGAAGCCAATACTGCATATATGGCCACTAAATTCCCAGCAGACCGTGCAAGGGATGCGATTTATACTGCCCGGGAAGGCAAGCGCGTTTGCAGTCACACCGGACGGTTCCTATTGCATAGCAGGAATTGATGAGAAAATTTATCTATGGCAGATCGCGTCCGGCAATTTACTCACCATAATAAATCGCCATTACCAGAAAGTTAACCACTTGAAGTTTACAAGCGATGGAAGTTTCTTTGTGTCCACAGCAGAGGATGGTATGGTTATGGTATGGTCTCTGGTCACAGTAGCAGCTAACCCAGAAGTAGGACTCATATCCCAGACAACAGCAGGTCAACATGACCCTGTTTACATATTCTCTGACCATTTCCTACCTGTAACAGACATGTGTATAAGTAAGAATGGAATGCACGGACGTTTATTCACTGTATCCAGCGACAGAACTTGTAAAATTTATGATTTGACCTCTGGAGAAGTGCTATTAAATCTAGTCTTTGACGAACCCTTATCAGCGATTTGTCTAGATATTTTggaattaaatgtttttgtgGGTTCTGTTGAAGGGaaaatttttcaattcagtCTAACCAATGCACCTAGAAGCAGGGATATGCTtatgaataatgataataatagtgTTGTACTCTCTGCTCATACCAAAGCAGTTACATGCTTATCTGCTTCCCTGAATGGGGAGTTGCTTGTATCAGGTGGCAATGATGATCAAGTCATATTATGGCATATAAGAAGCAGACAACCAATTAGAATAATAAGGCATAAAGGGTCTATTACGAATGCCTTTTTCTCACTAAACTATAAAGCTATTTACCAACAAGATTTCACTCCTAATATCATATTACATAGCCTAGAAAGAACTCTGGAAAATAATAGTGATGATGTAGTGGAAATAGATGTACTTGTCAATAAGAAAAACAACTTTTGGAGCCAATATGAGAACAATGATGCTAATGTTGCTATAAGCGAAGACTCAGATACTACCAAAGCTCTTCAAGATGAAATAGAAAAGATGAAACAAATTAATGCCAATTTGTACACAATAGCAATCCAAAAGGCATTGGAAACAGTACCAATAAGTAATAAAGCCAATGAATCTAAtcgtaaaaagaaaaaacataagAAGCAATAA
- the LOC112050774 gene encoding adiponectin receptor protein, translated as MWEVDSDSGSQSASSDGLRRRQGWDPEAESLASQIDELDEVLAEEEEGCPLPSTPEDQHLLDAEMAEVLKAGVLSDEIDLGALAHNAAEQAEEFVRKVWEASWNVCHFRHLPRWLQDNDYLHKGHRPPLPSFSACFASIFRIHTETGNIWTHLLGCVAFIGVAIYFLTRPSIEIQMQEKMIFGVFFVGAIVCLGFSFAYHTLYCHSEMVGKLFSKLDYCGIALLIMGSFVPWLYYSFYCHYRPKIIYLSVVIVLGILSIIVSLWDRFSEPRLRPLRAGVFMGFGLSGVVPAIHYGITEGWFDQVSKASLGWLVLMGLLYILGAMFYALRVPERWFPGKCDIWFQSHQIFHVLVIVAAFVHYHGISELASYRVTVGECSMPPSSIAF; from the coding sequence ATGTGGGAAGTGGACTCTGACTCCGGGTCGCAGAGCGCCTCGTCGGACGGGCTTCGACGACGGCAGGGATGGGACCCGGAGGCTGAGAGCCTGGCTTCTCAGATCGACGAACTCGATGAAGTCCTCGCGGAGGAGGAGGAGGGATGTCCGCTGCCCTCCACGCCGGAGGATCAGCATCTGCTCGACGCGGAGATGGCAGAGGTTCTGAAAGCTGGCGTGCTGTCGGACGAGATCGACTTGGGCGCGCTAGCTCACAACGCCGCCGAACAAGCGGAGGAGTTCGTGCGAAAAgtgtgggaggcttcgtggAATGTCTGCCACTTCAGACACCTGCCGCGTTGGCTGCAAGACAACGACTATTTACACAAGGGCCACAGACCGCCGCTGCCGTCCTTCAGCGCGTGCTTCGCGTCCATATTTCGTATTCACACCGAAACTGGCAACATCTGGACGCACCTGCTCGGCTGCGTAGCTTTCATAGGCGTCGCGATCTACTTCCTCACGCGTCCATCCATCGAAATACAAATGCAAGAAAAAATGATCTTTGGAGTGTTCTTCGTCGGTGCGATTGTGTGTCTTGGGTTCTCGTTTGCGTACCACACGCTGTATTGTCACTCGGAAATGGTCGGCAAACTGTTCTCTAAATTGGACTACTGCGGGATAGCTCTGCTCATTATGGGATCCTTTGTTCCTTGGCTGTATTACAGTTTCTACTGCCACTATAGACCtaaaattatatacctatctGTAGTAATTGTGCTAGGTATATTGTCTATAATAGTGTCACTTTGGGATCGGTTCTCAGAGCCGCGTCTCCGTCCTCTGCGTGCTGGGGTGTTCATGGGCTTCGGTCTGTCAGGTGTGGTTCCGGCGATCCATTACGGTATCACTGAAGGTTGGTTCGATCAAGTCAGCAAGGCGTCCCTCGGTTGGCTAGTGCTAATGGGTTTGTTGTACATTTTGGGTGCAATGTTCTACGCTCTCAGAGTGCCTGAACGCTGGTTCCCAGGGAAGTGTGACATCTGGTTCCAATCTCACCAGATATTCCACGTTCTGGTGATTGTGGCAGCCTTCGTCCACTACCATGGCATCAGTGAGCTGGCGTCCTATAGAGTTACGGTTGGGGAGTGTTCAATGCCCCCCTCCTCTATTGCATTCTAG